From the Desulfatibacillum aliphaticivorans DSM 15576 genome, one window contains:
- the rplL gene encoding 50S ribosomal protein L7/L12 — MADITKEDVLEFIANMTVLELSELIKDIEEKFGVSAAAPVAAVAMAGPAAADAEEEKTEFDVILLSAGDKKIQVIKEVRAITGLGLKEAKALVEEAPKAVKEGIAKEDAEKVKEQLEGAGAQVDIK; from the coding sequence ATGGCTGACATCACCAAAGAAGATGTATTGGAATTCATTGCAAACATGACCGTTCTGGAACTCTCCGAACTGATCAAGGACATTGAAGAGAAGTTCGGCGTTTCCGCCGCCGCCCCCGTGGCCGCAGTCGCCATGGCCGGCCCCGCCGCCGCTGATGCAGAAGAAGAAAAGACCGAATTCGACGTTATTCTTCTTTCCGCCGGCGACAAGAAGATCCAGGTCATCAAGGAAGTCCGCGCCATCACCGGTTTGGGCCTCAAAGAAGCCAAAGCTCTGGTCGAAGAAGCTCCCAAGGCTGTCAAAGAAGGCATTGCCAAGGAAGACGCCGAAAAGGTCAAAGAGCAACTGGAAGGCGCCGGCGCTCAAGTCGACATCAAGTAG
- the rplJ gene encoding 50S ribosomal protein L10, translating into MRPEDKKKVVEDLHVRAEKAKLAILTDFRGLNVAAMSELRKGLRAASAEYQVVKNTLMTLAIEGTDLEVLKDELKGPCAVCLAYEDPVEPTKALTEFAKNNKKFEIKIGVLDGKLVNLDGLKALADLPPREVLLGQIAGTLNSLPTGLVQCLAGVPRKLLYALQAVRDQKEAA; encoded by the coding sequence TTGAGACCGGAAGATAAGAAAAAGGTCGTAGAAGACCTGCATGTGAGAGCGGAAAAGGCCAAACTAGCGATTCTCACGGACTTCAGAGGACTCAACGTCGCCGCAATGAGCGAACTCCGCAAAGGCCTCCGGGCTGCTTCCGCCGAGTATCAGGTCGTCAAGAATACCTTGATGACTCTGGCAATCGAAGGAACGGACCTGGAAGTTTTGAAGGACGAGCTTAAAGGCCCCTGCGCCGTTTGCTTGGCCTATGAAGATCCCGTCGAACCTACAAAAGCTCTCACCGAGTTCGCCAAGAACAACAAAAAGTTTGAAATCAAAATCGGCGTCCTCGATGGTAAACTCGTGAACCTGGACGGGCTGAAAGCCCTGGCCGACCTGCCCCCCCGCGAAGTATTGCTGGGCCAGATCGCCGGGACCCTCAACTCGTTGCCCACCGGCTTGGTGCAGTGCCTGGCCGGCGTCCCCAGGAAGCTGCTTTACGCTCTGCAAGCTGTCAGAGACCAAAAGGAAGCGGCCTAA
- the rplK gene encoding 50S ribosomal protein L11 has protein sequence MAKKVLAMVKLQVQAGKANPSPPIGPALGQHGVNIMEFCKAFNARTADQEGMVIPVVLTVYQDRSFSFITKTPPASVLILKAAKLAKGSSDPKKIKVGKITKAQVEDIANLKMVDLNAKDMAGASKIIAGTARSMGIEVV, from the coding sequence ATGGCAAAAAAAGTATTAGCGATGGTCAAGTTGCAGGTTCAGGCGGGCAAGGCCAATCCTTCCCCCCCCATCGGACCTGCCCTGGGTCAGCACGGCGTCAATATCATGGAGTTCTGCAAGGCCTTCAATGCAAGGACTGCCGACCAGGAAGGGATGGTGATTCCCGTTGTTTTGACGGTCTATCAGGACCGGTCTTTCTCTTTCATCACCAAGACCCCTCCGGCCTCCGTTCTGATTCTTAAGGCGGCGAAGCTGGCCAAGGGATCTTCCGACCCCAAAAAAATCAAGGTCGGCAAGATCACCAAGGCCCAGGTAGAGGATATCGCCAATCTTAAAATGGTGGACCTCAATGCAAAAGATATGGCAGGCGCCAGCAAGATCATTGCTGGGACCGCCAGAAGCATGGGCATAGAAGTGGTCTAG
- the rpoC gene encoding DNA-directed RNA polymerase subunit beta', with protein sequence METIYDFFAKPMDPRKYGAVAIALASPDRIMEWSHGEIKKPETINYRTFKPERDGLFCAKIFGPTKDYECNCGKYKRMKHRGVICEKCGVEVIQSKVRRERMGHIQLATPVAHIWFLKSLPSKLGNILDLTLKNLEKVLYFDSYIVTNPGDTTLEKGQLLSEDKYIEARELHGYGFEAQMGAEAVQELLKDFDVEKIYKELREEIATTGSEARRKKLAKRLKVVDAFRNSGINPSWMIMNVIPVLPPDLRPLVPLEGGRFATSDLNDLYRRVINRNNRLQRLMDLRAPDIIVRNEKRMLQEAVDVLFDNGRQGKVVTGTNKRPLKSLSDTLKGKQGRFRQNLLGKRVDYSGRTVITIGPNLRLHQCGLPKKMALELFKPFVYHRLEEKGLVSTVKSAKKMVEREGPDVWDTLDEVVKEYPVMLNRAPTLHRLGIQAFEPTLIEGKAIQLHPLVCTAFNADFDGDQMAVHVPLSMEAQIEARSLMLSSNNILSPANGAPIIVPTQDIVLGIYYMTRDAGESRGDGAAFGNPEEVRVAYDSGQVDLHAKIKVRMEKGKDMVDTTVGRVLLWEVIPKATLMVLRHIVVNSADKAAQVEKALADAKTDKDFKELVRKHSEGRDKLYDGNLGLLKHDEVKSVFRLSGKDVEKLTAAEPGDMIGPLTEKNKYHFFHIITKRDEPGFSVVNRVMNKGALRGVVDHVYRAMGAKTTVILSDRLKDLGYRFSTEGGLSICIGDMKIPATKWQILETARNQVEEIEVQYSEGLITQGEKYNKVVDIWAKATEDVANEMMDSMKASTDEGELGRTKGPGSNAIFMMADSGARGSRDQMRQLAGMRGLMAKPSGEIIETPITACFREGLSVLQYFISTHGARKGLADTALKTANSGYLTRRLVDVSQDCVISEIDCGTMGGVEVEPLMEGGEVIQRLGDRILGRTATEDILDPNPEPDVDPLIVAAGDEIDEAAVDRIENSGIAKVRIRSALTCKSTYGICATCYGRDLAHGKKVEIGQAVGILAAQSIGEPGTQLTMRTFHIGGTASRRVEQADIRARVGGTIRYVELNVVENAQGEYIVMDRKGGEFIIEDENGRERERCPVIYGARIKCRDGAEVQAGELLALWDPFTTPILTEVEGVVKFADIVAGKTMQEKVDAVTGKASRVITEYKDADTRPRITIRTEEGKAATLPRSGAPARYPLPVEAILLVEEGVPVKAGDVIAKLPRATTKTKDITGGLPRVAELFEVRKPKEVAVLSEIDGYVSISKGTKGKQKVTVTPTVGEKKEYLIARGKHISVYDGDYLRAGDPLMGGSANPQDILSIKGEVALARYLVDEVQEVYRLQGVRINDKHIEVIVRQMMRCVKVRSSGDTEFIFDERVDRGRYQRENQVVIANGGQPAVAEPLILGITKASLSTESFISAASFQETTKVLTEAAIAGAHDSLRGLKENVIMGRIIPAGTGLLKYAEIDIGLEQEEMEDETSAAARDLLELEAAAAEIADLS encoded by the coding sequence TTGGAAACTATTTACGACTTTTTCGCAAAACCCATGGATCCCAGGAAGTACGGGGCTGTCGCCATCGCCCTGGCTTCCCCCGATCGCATTATGGAATGGTCCCACGGCGAAATAAAAAAGCCGGAAACCATTAACTACAGGACGTTCAAGCCTGAGAGGGACGGGCTTTTCTGCGCCAAGATCTTCGGGCCGACCAAGGACTATGAGTGCAACTGCGGCAAGTACAAGCGCATGAAGCACAGGGGGGTGATCTGCGAGAAATGCGGGGTTGAAGTCATTCAATCCAAGGTCCGGCGCGAGCGCATGGGCCACATCCAACTGGCCACTCCGGTGGCGCACATCTGGTTTTTAAAAAGCCTGCCCAGCAAGCTGGGCAACATCCTGGACCTGACCCTGAAGAATCTGGAGAAGGTCCTGTACTTTGATTCCTATATTGTAACGAACCCGGGAGACACGACCCTGGAAAAGGGCCAGCTCCTGTCTGAAGACAAATATATAGAAGCCAGGGAGCTCCACGGCTACGGCTTTGAAGCGCAAATGGGTGCGGAAGCGGTCCAGGAACTGCTCAAAGATTTTGACGTGGAGAAGATTTACAAGGAACTGCGCGAGGAAATCGCCACCACGGGCTCCGAAGCCAGAAGAAAGAAGCTGGCCAAGCGTTTGAAGGTGGTGGATGCGTTCAGGAATTCGGGCATCAATCCTTCCTGGATGATCATGAACGTCATTCCCGTGCTGCCTCCGGATCTCAGGCCCCTGGTCCCCCTGGAAGGCGGACGTTTCGCCACTTCGGACCTGAACGACCTGTATCGCCGGGTCATCAACAGGAACAACCGCCTTCAGAGGCTTATGGACCTGCGTGCGCCCGACATCATCGTGCGCAATGAAAAACGCATGCTCCAGGAAGCCGTGGACGTGCTGTTTGACAACGGCCGTCAGGGCAAGGTGGTCACGGGAACCAACAAGAGGCCCCTCAAATCCCTTTCCGATACATTGAAAGGCAAGCAGGGCCGGTTCCGCCAGAACCTCCTGGGAAAACGCGTGGACTACTCCGGCCGTACGGTCATCACCATCGGCCCCAACCTGCGCCTCCACCAGTGCGGCCTTCCCAAAAAGATGGCCCTGGAGCTTTTCAAGCCCTTTGTCTACCATCGCCTGGAGGAAAAAGGCCTGGTATCCACGGTGAAGAGCGCCAAGAAAATGGTGGAGCGGGAAGGACCGGACGTCTGGGACACCCTGGACGAGGTGGTTAAGGAATATCCCGTGATGCTCAACCGCGCTCCCACGCTGCACCGCTTGGGCATCCAGGCTTTTGAGCCCACCCTGATTGAAGGCAAGGCCATTCAGCTTCACCCCCTGGTCTGCACCGCATTCAACGCCGACTTTGACGGCGACCAGATGGCGGTGCACGTGCCTCTTTCCATGGAGGCCCAAATTGAAGCCCGGTCCCTGATGCTGTCTTCCAACAATATTTTGTCCCCGGCCAACGGCGCGCCTATTATCGTGCCCACCCAGGACATCGTGTTGGGAATCTATTATATGACCCGGGACGCCGGGGAGAGCAGGGGCGACGGCGCCGCCTTCGGCAATCCCGAAGAAGTCCGCGTCGCCTACGACTCCGGCCAGGTGGATCTGCACGCCAAGATCAAGGTCCGCATGGAAAAGGGCAAGGACATGGTGGATACCACCGTGGGCCGCGTCCTCCTTTGGGAGGTCATTCCCAAGGCCACTCTCATGGTCCTGCGCCACATTGTGGTGAACTCCGCCGACAAGGCCGCCCAGGTGGAAAAAGCCCTGGCCGACGCCAAGACGGACAAGGACTTCAAAGAGCTGGTCAGAAAGCACTCGGAAGGCCGCGACAAGTTGTATGACGGCAACCTGGGTCTTTTGAAGCACGACGAAGTCAAGAGCGTATTCCGGCTGAGCGGGAAAGACGTGGAAAAACTGACGGCCGCGGAGCCCGGCGACATGATCGGCCCCCTGACCGAGAAGAACAAGTACCATTTCTTCCATATAATCACCAAGCGGGATGAGCCCGGCTTCTCCGTCGTTAACAGGGTCATGAACAAGGGCGCATTGCGCGGCGTTGTGGACCATGTATACCGCGCCATGGGCGCCAAGACCACGGTTATTCTCTCCGACCGTTTGAAGGACCTGGGATACAGGTTCTCCACGGAAGGCGGTTTGTCCATCTGCATTGGCGACATGAAGATTCCCGCCACCAAGTGGCAGATTCTTGAAACGGCCAGAAACCAGGTGGAAGAGATCGAGGTGCAATATTCCGAAGGTCTCATCACCCAGGGCGAGAAATACAACAAGGTGGTGGACATCTGGGCCAAGGCTACGGAAGACGTGGCCAACGAAATGATGGACTCCATGAAGGCCTCAACCGACGAAGGCGAGCTTGGGCGCACCAAGGGCCCCGGCTCCAACGCTATTTTCATGATGGCCGACTCCGGCGCCCGCGGCTCCCGCGACCAGATGAGGCAGTTGGCCGGCATGCGCGGACTGATGGCCAAGCCTTCGGGCGAAATCATCGAAACGCCCATTACGGCGTGTTTCCGTGAAGGCCTGTCCGTGCTGCAGTACTTCATCTCAACGCACGGCGCCCGCAAGGGTCTGGCGGATACGGCTCTTAAGACGGCCAACTCCGGTTACCTGACCCGCCGCCTTGTGGACGTTTCCCAGGACTGCGTGATTTCCGAAATCGACTGCGGCACCATGGGCGGCGTGGAAGTGGAGCCCCTCATGGAAGGCGGCGAAGTCATCCAGCGTTTGGGGGACAGAATCCTGGGCCGTACGGCCACGGAAGACATCTTGGACCCCAATCCCGAGCCGGACGTTGATCCTTTGATCGTGGCAGCCGGGGACGAAATCGATGAAGCCGCCGTGGATCGCATTGAAAACTCGGGCATCGCCAAGGTCCGGATTCGTTCGGCCCTGACCTGCAAGTCCACTTACGGCATTTGCGCCACCTGCTACGGCCGCGATCTGGCCCACGGCAAGAAAGTGGAAATCGGCCAGGCCGTCGGCATCCTGGCCGCCCAGAGCATCGGCGAGCCCGGCACCCAGTTGACAATGCGTACATTCCATATCGGCGGTACGGCCAGCCGGCGCGTTGAGCAGGCGGACATCCGGGCGCGCGTAGGCGGCACGATTCGCTACGTGGAGCTGAACGTGGTTGAAAACGCCCAGGGCGAGTACATTGTCATGGACCGTAAGGGCGGCGAGTTCATCATCGAAGATGAAAACGGCCGCGAGCGTGAACGGTGCCCGGTCATCTACGGCGCCCGCATCAAGTGCCGGGACGGCGCAGAGGTTCAGGCGGGCGAACTGCTGGCTCTGTGGGATCCTTTTACCACGCCCATTCTTACGGAAGTGGAAGGCGTGGTGAAGTTCGCCGACATTGTGGCGGGCAAGACCATGCAGGAAAAGGTGGATGCCGTCACCGGCAAGGCGAGCCGCGTCATCACGGAATACAAGGACGCAGACACCCGGCCCAGGATCACCATCCGGACGGAAGAAGGCAAGGCCGCCACCCTGCCCAGGTCCGGCGCTCCGGCCAGGTATCCCTTGCCTGTGGAAGCCATTCTCCTGGTGGAGGAGGGCGTTCCGGTGAAGGCCGGCGACGTTATCGCCAAGCTGCCCCGCGCCACCACCAAGACCAAGGACATCACAGGCGGTCTGCCCAGGGTCGCGGAGCTTTTTGAAGTCCGCAAACCCAAGGAAGTGGCTGTTCTGTCGGAAATTGACGGATACGTTTCCATCTCCAAGGGAACCAAGGGCAAGCAAAAGGTTACCGTCACCCCCACGGTGGGCGAGAAAAAGGAATACCTCATCGCCAGGGGCAAGCATATCAGCGTGTACGACGGCGATTATCTCAGGGCGGGCGACCCCCTCATGGGCGGATCCGCCAACCCTCAGGACATTCTGAGCATCAAGGGCGAGGTCGCCCTGGCCAGATACCTGGTGGACGAGGTCCAGGAAGTGTACCGCCTCCAGGGCGTTCGCATCAACGACAAGCACATTGAAGTCATCGTGCGCCAGATGATGCGTTGCGTGAAGGTCCGCAGCTCCGGAGATACGGAATTCATCTTTGACGAAAGGGTGGACCGCGGCCGGTATCAGCGGGAAAACCAGGTCGTCATCGCCAACGGCGGACAGCCCGCCGTAGCCGAGCCTTTGATTCTGGGAATCACCAAGGCCTCCCTGAGCACGGAAAGCTTCATTTCCGCGGCTTCTTTCCAGGAAACCACCAAGGTCCTGACCGAAGCAGCCATTGCAGGCGCTCACGACTCTCTGCGCGGATTGAAGGAAAACGTGATCATGGGGCGGATCATCCCCGCCGGCACAGGGCTTTTAAAGTACGCTGAGATAGACATCGGACTGGAACAGGAAGAAATGGAAGACGAGACTTCCGCGGCAGCCAGGGACCTGTTGGAGCTGGAAGCGGCGGCGGCGGAGATCGCGGATCTTTCCTAA
- the rpoB gene encoding DNA-directed RNA polymerase subunit beta, translating to MADRPLTQQRLRKSFGKIAKIVDIPNLIEMQRISYQRFLQMDVPPEKRETIGLQAVFHSVFPIRDFSGTASLEFVSYRFGEIKYSVEDCVHRGMTYEVPIRITVRLVVFDVDKEKGIQNIRDIKEQEIYFGTIPLMTEQGTFVINGTERVVVSQLHRSSGVFFDHDKGKSHASGKVIYTARIIPVRGSWIDMEIDPKDVLYIRIDRRRKFPATLLFKAFGYSTEDLLNYFYQTEKLTLTPKTLFKEFDAKTLRGQRASITVKMPDSDEVIVKKGRLFTQRAVKTMAQAGIEKVAILQEDLEDKVLARRVLDPKTGEVLYPANHEIDEATLEAMRDAGVQKFEILYSAPGTGGDSVRKALLLDKVESREEALVEIYRRLRPSNPSTVEVAKDFIDQLFFRPSHYDLSAVGRMKLNMRLGLDTPVEVKTLRREDILLTAKTLVDLKDSQGAVDDIDHLGNRRVRAVGELLENQYRIGLVRMERAIKERMSLQEIDALMPNDLINPKPVSAVVKEFFGTSQLSQFMDQTNPLSEVTHKRRLSALGPGGLTRERAGFEVRDVHPSHYGRICPIETPEGPNIGLIVSLSTYARVNEFGFVETPYRVVTEGQATKEIKYLSAMEEKDLPIAQANAPLDEEGFFINPTVSSRVEGELTIVKKEDVKLMDISPNQLVSVSSSMIPFLENDDANRALMGSNMQRQAVPLLATEAPLIGTGLERVVARDSGVTLVAKRDGKVVAVDASRIVLQHEDERKDRMDKQVTIYNLSKFTRSNQNTCFNQRPIVKLGQEVKAGDIIADGPATENGELALGRNVTVAFLPWGGYNFEDSILVSERLVRDGVFTSVHIEEFEVVSRDTKLGKEEITRDIPNVGEEALKNLDDSGIVRLGAEVRPGDILVGKITPKGETQLSPEEKLLRAIFGEKAGDVKDTSLRVPPGVEGVVVDAKVFARRGVEKDDRTRLIEDEEIAALEKDRDDELKIMEDTVRSKLITIVLGQEATAPVKKGKAVLIPKGQPITAEMLEDCPLAPLEALVLKDEDHSERVHELLEIYREQRESVQMSFEEQVNRYQKGDDLPPGVIKMVKIYVAMKRRLSVGDKMAGRHGNKGVVSCILPQEDLPYFENGTPVDMVLNPLGVPSRMNVGQILEIHLGRAAKSLGDQIEALLEEQKLDGLRQKMQEIFSSDADEVAGLTEQELLEVAGQYKKGVHMATPVFDGAKEDEITDLLSSAGVSPSGQAVLYDGRTGERFKGEITVGTMYMLKLHHLVDDKIHARSIGPYSLVTQQPLGGKAQFGGQRLGEMEVWAMEAYGAAYALQEFLTVKSDDMVGRTRMYEKIVKGQNVLEPGMPESFNVLVKELQSLGLEMSLIEEAK from the coding sequence ATGGCGGACAGGCCCTTGACGCAACAGCGTTTACGAAAAAGTTTCGGCAAGATTGCCAAGATCGTTGATATTCCCAACCTCATCGAGATGCAGCGCATCTCCTACCAGAGGTTCCTCCAAATGGACGTGCCTCCGGAAAAAAGGGAAACCATCGGGCTTCAAGCAGTATTTCACTCGGTGTTTCCTATCCGGGACTTCTCCGGCACCGCTTCACTGGAATTCGTCTCGTACCGTTTCGGCGAGATAAAATATTCGGTGGAGGACTGTGTGCATCGCGGCATGACCTACGAGGTGCCCATTCGCATCACGGTTCGACTGGTTGTCTTTGACGTAGACAAGGAAAAAGGCATCCAGAACATTCGCGACATCAAGGAACAGGAAATTTATTTCGGCACCATTCCCCTCATGACAGAACAAGGCACCTTTGTCATAAACGGCACGGAGAGGGTTGTGGTCAGCCAGCTTCATCGTTCCTCGGGCGTCTTTTTCGACCATGACAAAGGCAAGAGCCACGCCAGCGGCAAGGTCATATACACCGCCAGGATCATTCCTGTGCGCGGCTCCTGGATCGACATGGAAATCGATCCCAAGGATGTCTTGTACATCCGCATCGACCGGCGCAGAAAGTTCCCTGCGACGTTGCTTTTCAAGGCCTTCGGGTACAGCACCGAAGACCTTTTGAACTATTTCTACCAGACGGAAAAGTTGACGTTAACCCCCAAGACCCTGTTCAAGGAATTCGATGCGAAAACCTTGCGGGGCCAACGGGCCAGCATCACCGTTAAAATGCCGGATTCCGACGAAGTCATCGTGAAGAAGGGGCGTCTGTTCACCCAGCGGGCCGTGAAGACCATGGCTCAGGCCGGGATCGAAAAGGTGGCTATTCTTCAGGAGGACCTGGAGGATAAGGTGCTCGCCAGAAGGGTTTTGGATCCCAAGACCGGCGAAGTGCTTTATCCGGCGAACCACGAAATTGACGAAGCCACCCTGGAAGCCATGCGCGACGCCGGGGTTCAGAAATTCGAGATCCTGTACAGCGCCCCCGGCACGGGCGGCGATTCGGTTCGCAAGGCCCTGCTGCTGGACAAGGTGGAATCCCGGGAAGAGGCTCTGGTGGAAATCTACCGCCGCCTGCGTCCCAGCAATCCCTCCACGGTGGAGGTCGCCAAGGATTTCATCGATCAGTTGTTTTTCAGGCCGTCCCACTACGATCTGTCTGCGGTGGGCCGCATGAAGCTTAACATGCGCCTGGGCCTGGACACCCCCGTGGAAGTGAAGACGCTTCGCCGGGAGGACATCCTTCTCACCGCCAAGACCTTGGTGGACTTGAAGGACAGCCAGGGCGCCGTGGACGACATTGACCACCTGGGCAACCGCCGCGTCAGAGCCGTGGGCGAATTGCTGGAAAACCAGTATCGCATCGGCTTGGTGCGTATGGAAAGGGCTATCAAGGAGCGCATGAGCCTCCAGGAAATCGACGCCCTGATGCCCAACGACCTGATCAATCCCAAACCGGTCTCGGCCGTGGTCAAGGAATTCTTCGGCACCAGCCAGCTTTCCCAGTTCATGGATCAGACCAACCCCTTGTCGGAAGTCACTCACAAGAGACGGCTTTCGGCCCTGGGACCCGGCGGCCTCACCCGCGAACGCGCGGGCTTTGAAGTGCGCGACGTACACCCGTCCCATTACGGCAGAATCTGCCCCATTGAGACCCCTGAAGGCCCCAACATCGGGTTGATCGTCTCCCTTTCCACTTACGCCCGGGTCAATGAATTCGGCTTTGTGGAAACCCCCTACCGGGTGGTGACGGAAGGCCAGGCGACCAAGGAAATCAAATATCTTTCGGCCATGGAGGAAAAGGACCTGCCCATTGCGCAGGCCAACGCCCCTCTGGACGAAGAAGGGTTTTTCATCAACCCCACCGTGTCCTCGCGCGTGGAAGGCGAACTGACCATCGTGAAGAAGGAAGACGTCAAGCTCATGGACATTTCGCCCAACCAGCTTGTGTCCGTGTCTTCTTCCATGATTCCCTTCCTGGAAAACGACGACGCCAACCGCGCTCTCATGGGCTCCAACATGCAGCGCCAGGCGGTTCCTTTGCTGGCTACGGAAGCGCCGCTCATCGGCACGGGCCTGGAACGGGTCGTGGCCCGGGACTCCGGCGTCACCCTGGTGGCCAAACGCGACGGCAAGGTCGTGGCCGTGGACGCCTCCCGCATCGTCCTGCAGCATGAGGACGAACGGAAGGACAGGATGGATAAGCAGGTCACCATTTATAACCTGTCCAAGTTCACCCGGTCCAACCAGAACACCTGCTTCAACCAGAGGCCCATTGTCAAGCTGGGCCAGGAAGTAAAGGCGGGGGACATCATTGCGGACGGCCCCGCCACGGAAAACGGCGAACTGGCCCTGGGCCGCAACGTCACCGTGGCCTTTCTTCCCTGGGGCGGGTACAACTTTGAGGACTCCATTCTGGTCTCCGAGCGCCTTGTGCGCGACGGCGTGTTCACCAGCGTGCATATCGAGGAATTCGAAGTGGTTTCCCGGGACACCAAACTGGGTAAAGAGGAAATCACCCGGGATATTCCCAACGTGGGCGAGGAAGCCCTCAAAAACCTGGACGACTCGGGCATTGTCCGCCTTGGCGCGGAAGTCAGGCCCGGCGACATCCTGGTGGGAAAAATCACTCCCAAGGGCGAAACCCAGTTGTCGCCCGAGGAAAAACTTCTGCGCGCCATTTTCGGTGAAAAGGCCGGCGACGTCAAAGACACCTCCCTCAGGGTTCCCCCCGGAGTGGAAGGCGTTGTGGTGGACGCCAAGGTCTTCGCCCGCAGGGGCGTTGAAAAAGACGACCGCACCCGTTTGATCGAAGACGAGGAAATCGCGGCCCTGGAAAAAGACAGGGACGACGAACTCAAGATCATGGAGGATACGGTCCGTTCCAAGCTCATAACCATAGTTCTGGGCCAGGAAGCCACGGCGCCTGTTAAAAAAGGCAAGGCGGTCCTGATTCCCAAGGGTCAGCCCATCACGGCTGAAATGCTGGAAGACTGCCCCTTGGCGCCTTTGGAAGCCCTCGTCCTCAAGGACGAAGATCATTCCGAAAGGGTCCACGAACTGCTTGAAATATATAGGGAGCAACGCGAAAGCGTGCAGATGTCTTTTGAAGAGCAGGTGAACCGCTACCAAAAGGGCGACGACCTGCCTCCGGGCGTCATCAAAATGGTCAAGATTTACGTGGCCATGAAGCGCAGGCTTTCCGTGGGCGACAAAATGGCGGGCCGCCACGGCAACAAGGGCGTCGTGTCCTGCATTTTGCCCCAGGAAGATCTTCCCTACTTTGAAAACGGCACCCCGGTGGACATGGTTCTCAATCCCCTGGGCGTTCCCTCGCGTATGAACGTGGGCCAGATTCTGGAAATTCATCTGGGCCGTGCGGCCAAAAGCCTGGGCGACCAGATCGAGGCCCTGTTGGAAGAACAGAAGCTCGACGGCCTTCGTCAGAAGATGCAGGAGATTTTCTCCTCGGATGCGGACGAAGTCGCGGGCCTGACTGAACAAGAACTGCTGGAGGTGGCCGGCCAGTATAAAAAGGGAGTGCACATGGCGACGCCTGTTTTTGACGGCGCCAAGGAAGACGAGATCACGGATCTCCTTTCCAGCGCGGGCGTGTCTCCCTCTGGCCAGGCGGTGCTGTACGACGGCCGCACCGGTGAGCGCTTTAAGGGCGAGATCACGGTGGGCACCATGTACATGCTCAAACTCCACCACTTGGTTGACGATAAAATCCATGCCCGTTCCATTGGGCCTTATTCTCTGGTAACGCAGCAGCCTCTGGGCGGCAAGGCCCAATTCGGCGGCCAGAGACTGGGTGAAATGGAAGTCTGGGCCATGGAGGCATATGGAGCGGCGTACGCCCTCCAAGAGTTCCTGACCGTCAAGAGCGACGATATGGTCGGACGCACCCGGATGTACGAGAAGATCGTCAAGGGGCAGAACGTCCTGGAGCCGGGCATGCCCGAGTCCTTCAACGTTCTGGTCAAGGAGCTGCAGAGTCTGGGTCTGGAAATGAGCCTGATTGAAGAGGCCAAATAA
- the rplA gene encoding 50S ribosomal protein L1: MGKPGKKFLESKKKVNRDLKYGVLEALQAAIESSYAKFDETVDVAVRLGVDPRHADQMVRGTCVLPHGTGKDVRVLVFAKGEKEAEAKEAGADFVGNDDLVEKIQGGWLDFDKAIATPDMMGTVGKMGRILGPRGLMPNAKTGTVTFDVAKAVQELKAGKIDFRVERAGILHAPMGKVSFGAEKLLDNISAFFETVQRLKPSAAKGTYMKSIAVSTTMGPGVKIDPTLVKDIVK; encoded by the coding sequence ATGGGCAAGCCTGGAAAAAAATTTTTAGAATCCAAGAAAAAGGTGAACCGGGACCTGAAATACGGCGTCCTGGAGGCCTTGCAAGCCGCCATCGAATCCTCTTACGCCAAGTTTGACGAGACGGTGGATGTGGCGGTTCGTTTGGGCGTCGATCCCCGCCATGCAGATCAGATGGTCCGCGGCACCTGCGTGCTTCCCCACGGAACCGGCAAGGACGTCCGGGTTCTGGTCTTCGCCAAGGGCGAAAAGGAAGCCGAAGCCAAGGAAGCCGGCGCCGACTTTGTGGGCAACGACGATCTGGTGGAGAAAATTCAGGGCGGTTGGCTGGATTTCGATAAGGCCATAGCCACCCCCGATATGATGGGTACGGTTGGTAAAATGGGCCGCATCCTGGGCCCCAGGGGCCTGATGCCCAACGCCAAAACCGGAACCGTGACCTTTGACGTCGCCAAGGCCGTTCAGGAACTGAAGGCCGGTAAAATCGACTTTCGCGTGGAAAGGGCAGGCATCCTCCACGCCCCCATGGGCAAGGTTTCCTTTGGCGCGGAGAAACTGCTGGATAACATCAGCGCTTTTTTCGAGACCGTACAGCGCCTTAAGCCCTCAGCGGCCAAGGGTACGTACATGAAGAGCATTGCTGTCTCCACAACCATGGGCCCGGGCGTGAAAATCGATCCGACCCTGGTTAAAGATATTGTAAAATAG